Proteins co-encoded in one Brassica oleracea var. oleracea cultivar TO1000 chromosome C4, BOL, whole genome shotgun sequence genomic window:
- the LOC106338848 gene encoding ATP-dependent DNA helicase pif1-like — MKQKEFRFPGLDLQDEQLKQYTLLEVDKHLKEHNQSLADYDELPQPDTSILSEINSQVLRQELMYKFEKEKETHRVLFSAMNTDQEKVYAAVLKSVDEQSGQLIFVSGAGGTGKTYLYRTIIARLRSVGKVVIPVATAGIAALLLPGGRTAHSRFKLPLNLDDRSMCEIHKGSSLAALISKAGLIIWDEAPMAHRHAFETLDRSFRDLLSHESPEASTQPFGGKTVLLGGDFRQILPVIPHGKRPDTVLASISKSYLWKMAQVFTLSINMRLRQEDKDFAKWILQVGDGEADALASNKPKHEEGNQITVDKRLLISRSDTPHEALAHAAYPNFLQNYWDKDYLKERAVLTPTNNTVHYVNAYLLSKIPSQAREYLSSESVEFEATPDDDWTTHYPPEYLNSLEFSGLPNHRLCLKIGTPVMMMHNLNQDQGLCNGTRMVVTRLGNRVVKARIMTGTDLEKKF; from the coding sequence ATGAAACAAAAGGAGTTTCGATTTCCAGGTCTCGACTTACAAGATGAGCAGTTAAAACAGTATACACTGCTCGAGGTTGACAAACACTTAAAAGAGCATAACCAGTCACTAGCAGACTATGATGAGTTGCCTCAGCCAGATACTTCAATACTATCAGAGATAAACAGCCAAGTTTTGCGGCAGGAACTGATGTATAAATTCGAAAAGGAGAAGGAGACGCATAGAGTATTGTTCTCGGCGATGAATACGGATCAGGAGAAAGTATATGCTGCTGTTCTGAAGTCAGTTGACGAGCAGTCGGGCCAGTTAATTTTTGTCTCAGGTGCAGGAGGCACAGGAAAGACATACCTATACAGAACTATTATAGCGAGGCTTAGGTCAGTTGGCAAAGTAGTTATACCGGTAGCTACAGCTGGCATCGCAGCATTGCTGCTCCCGGGAGGAAGGACAGCACACTCACGGTTCAAATTACCTCTGAATCTAGATGATCGTTCAATGTGTGAAATTCACAAGGGGTCAAGTTTAGCTGCATTGATATCTAAGGCAGGCCTGATAATATGGGATGAAGCTCCGATGGCACACCGACACGCTTTTGAAACCTTAGATCGTTCCTTCAGAGATTTGTTATCGCATGAGTCTCCAGAAGCTAGCACACAGCCCTTTGGTGGCAAGACGGTGCTTCTCGGCGGGGATTTCCGGCAGATTTTGCCAGTTATTCCACACGGAAAAAGGCCAGACACCGTTCTCGCATCCATCAGCAAATCATATCTATGGAAAATGGCCCAAGTATTCACCTTATCCATCAACATGCGGCTGCGGCAAGAAGACAAGGACTTCGCAAAATGGATTCTACAAGTCGGTGATGGGGAAGCTGACGCCTTGGCGTCCAATAAACCAAAACATGAGGAAGGGAATCAGATTACTGTGGATAAAAGGTTATTGATCTCTCGCTCAGATACACCACACGAAGCTCTGGCGCATGCTGCATATCCTAACTTCCTCCAAAACTACTGGGATAAGGACTACCTAAAAGAGAGAGCCGTGCTGACACCTACCAATAATACCGTACATTATGTGAACGCTTATCTCCTCTCCAAGATCCCATCACAGGCTAGAGAGTATTTGAGTTCTGAATCAGTGGAGTTCGAAGCTACGCCAGACGATGATTGGACCACCCACTACCCGCCAGAGTACCTCAATTCACTAGAGTTTTCGGGCCTCCCAAACCACAGATTGTGCCTCAAAATTGGAACTCCAGTGATGATGATGCACAATCTTAACCAGGATCAAGGTTTGTGTAATGGTACAAGAATGGTGGTTACTCGCCTAGGTAACAGGGTTGTTAAGGCTAGAATCATGACTGGGACAGATTTGGAGAAGAAGTTTTGA
- the LOC106342663 gene encoding crooked neck-like protein 1 yields the protein MASGKDSDRTLGYMTRKDTEVKLPRPTRVKNKTPAPVQITAEQILREARERQEAEIRPPKQKITDSTELSDYRLRRRKEFEDKIRRARWNIQVWMKYAQWEESQKDYARARSVWERAIEGDYRNHTLWLKYAEFEMKNKFVNSARNVWDRAVTLLPRVDQLWYKYIHMEEILGNIAGARQIFERWMQWSPDQQGWLSFIKFELRYNEIERARSIYERFVLCHPKVSAYIRFAKFEMKGGEVARARHVYERATEKLADDEEAETLFVAFAEFEERCKEPERARFIYKFALDHIPKGRAEDLYKKFVAFEKQYGDKEGIEDAIVGKRRFQYEDEVRKNPLNYDSWFDYVRLEETVGNKDRIREIYERAIANIPPAEEKRYWQRYIYLWINYALYEEIETEDVERTRDVYRECLKLVPHSKFSFAKIWLHAAQFEIRQLNLAGARQILGNAIGKAPKDKIFKKYIEIELQLGNIDRCRKLYERYLEWSPENCYAWSKYAELERSLAETERARAIFELAISQPALDMPELLWKAYIDFEIAEGELERTRALYERLLDRTKHYKVWVSFAKFEASSAEQEEDEEEEPQEEIDATERKKECIRRAREIFERANSYYKDSAPELKEERATLLEDWLNMETNFGNLGDVSVVQSKLPKKLKKRKPITREDGSTEYEEYIDYLYPEESQTTNLKILEAAYKWKKQKLASSEEDYD from the exons ATGGCCTCCGGCAAAGATTCCGATCGTACCTTAGGGTACATGACCCGGAAAGACACCGAAGTCAAGCTCCCACGCCCCACCCGGGTCAAGAACAAGACCCCAGCCCCGGTTCAAATCACCGCGGAACAGATCCTAAGGGAAGCTCGAGAGCGTCAAGAGGCCGAGATCCGTCCTCCCAAGCAGAAAATCACCGACTCCACCGAGCTATCCGACTACCGCCTCCGCCGCCGCAAGGAGTTCGAGGACAAGATCCGCCGCGCGAGATGGAACATCCAGGTCTGGATGAAGTACGCCCAGTGGGAGGAGTCTCAGAAGGACTACGCGCGCGCTCGGAGCGTGTGGGAACGCGCCATCGAGGGCGATTACCGGAACCACACGCTGTGGCTCAAGTACGCCGAGTTCGAGATGAAGAACAAGTTCGTCAACAGCGCGAGAAACGTCTGGGACCGGGCCGTCACGCTCCTCCCGCGCGTGGACCAGCTCTGGTACAAGTACATCCACATGGAGGAGATACTCGGAAACATCGCCGGAGCTAGGCAGATATTCGAGCGGTGGATGCAGTGGTCTCCCGATCAGCAAGGTTGGCTCTCGTTCATCAAGTTCGAGCTTAGGTATAACGAGATCGAACGCGCTAGATCGATCTACGAGAGGTTCGTGCTTTGTCATCCGAAGGTGTCTGCTTATATTCGATTCGCTAAGTTTGAGATGAAGGGAGGTGAAGTTGCACGCGCGAGGCACGTGTACGAACGCGCCACGGAGAAGCTTGCTGACGACGAGGAGGCAGAGACGCTGTTTGTGGCGTTTGCTGAGTTTGAGGAGCGTTGCAAGGAGCCGGAGCGTGCTAGGTTTATTTATAAGTTTGCTCTTGATCATATCCCTAAAGGGAGAGCTGAGGATTTGTATAAGAAGTTTGTGGCGTTTGAGAAGCAGTATGGTGATAAGGAAGGGATTGAGGATGCGATTGTTGGGAAGAGGAGGTTTCAGTATGAAGATGAAGTGAGGAAGAACCCTTTGAACTATGATTCTTGGTTTGATTACGTTAGGCTGGAAGAAACTGTGGGGAATAAGGATAGGATTAGAGAGATCTATGAGAGGGCTATTGCTAATATTCCACCTGCTGAAGAGAAACGATACTGGCAAAGATACATCTACCTCTG GATTAACTATGCATTGTATGAAGAGATTGAAACTGAAGATGTGGAGCGGACACGCGATGTATACAG AGAATGCCTCAAGCTTGTCCCCCACTCCAAATTTTCCTTTGCCAAAATATGGTTGCATGCCGCTCAGTTTGAAATCCGGCAATTGAATCTCGCTGGTGCTCGGCAGATATTAGGAAATGCGATAGGGAAAGCTCCAAAAGATAAG ATATTTAAGAAATACATCGAGATTGAACTCCAGCTGGGAAACATAGATAGGTGTAGAAAGCTCTATGAGCGTTACCTTGAGTGGTCTCCAGAGAATTGCTATGCTTGGAGCAAATATGCTGAGCTAGAGAGGTCTCTTGCTGAGACTGAACGAGCTAGAGCTATCTTTGAGCTGGCAATATCTCAGCCAGCTCTTGACATGCCCGAACTGCTATGGAAG GCATACATAGATTTTGAGATAGCAGAAGGGGAATTAGAGAGGACACGAGCTTTATATGAGCGACTCTTGGACCGCACAAAGCATTACAAGGTGTGGGTTAGTTTTGCAAAGTTTGAAGCTTCTTCTGCAGAACAAGAAGAAGACGAGGAAGAGGAGCCCCAAGAAGAAATAGATGCTACTGAACGCAAGAAAGAGTGCATCAGACGCGCCAGAG AGATTTTCGAGAGAGCCAACAGCTACTACAAAGACTCTGCACCAGAGTTGAAAGAAGAAAGAGCTACACTCTTAGAGGATTGGCTTAACATGGAGACAAACTTTGGTAATCTCGGGGATGTGAGTGTTGTACAATCTAAGCTCCCGAAGAAGCTGAAGAAAAGAAAACCGATCACAAGAGAAGATGGCTCTACGGA GTATGAAGAATACATTGATTATCTATACCCAGAAGAATCACAGACAACAAATCTTAAGATTCTTGAAGCTGCTTACAAGTGGAAGAAGCAGAAGCTTGCATCTTCTGAAGAGGATTACGATTAA
- the LOC106340593 gene encoding uncharacterized protein LOC106340593, protein MRTLLMARDLWDVVERGVSVENTRQKDVKIESGVSVENTRQKNLKIKDMTGLHMLQMSVTDSLFLRIARATSSKQAWEILKEEFGETDEIVSTKASNLRTKFRGMTMEEEETFVDYTKKLMEVVNQLKFYGSDISDEEVIHKICCSLLSRFDGIVRSMCGGYMTLTNVVWCLRAWEFYTDEREKREFPHNHNKRRRQ, encoded by the coding sequence ATGAGGACTCTTTTGATGGCTCGTGACCTGTGGGATGTTGTAGAGCGTGGAGTCTCTGTAGAGAATACCAGACAGAAAGATGTGAAAATAGAGAGTGGAGTCTCTGTAGAGAATACAAGACAGAAAAATCTGAAAATCAAGGACATGACGGGTCTTCATATGCTGCAAATGTCGGTAACAGACTCTCTTTTTCTCCGGATAGCAAGAGCCACATCGTCAAAGCAAGCGTGGGAGATTCTTAAGGAAGAATTTGGAGAGACCGATGAGATTGTGAGTACGAAAGCGAGCAATCTTAGGACCAAGTTTAGAGGAATGACGATGGAGGAGGAGGAAACCTTTGTTGATTATACTAAAAAGCTGATGGAGGTTGTGAATCAGCTTAAGTTCTATGGGTCTGACATTTCTGATGAGGAAGTCATCCATAAGATATGTTGCAGCTTGCTCTCAAGGTTTGATGGTATTGTAAGATCCATGTGCGGTGGATATATGACACTCACTAACGTTGTTTGGTGCCTGCGAGCGTGGGAATTCTATACAGATGAGCGTGAGAAGAGAGAATTTCCGCACAACCACAACAAGAGAAGGAGACAATAG
- the LOC106341056 gene encoding uncharacterized protein LOC106341056, translating into MSNSDEEETMAIAHLQSIRQRRRPPHSKRRASRDSAAKVKMNSTWDQEMITEDAGSAKKMEEVMILKKAAAKMGVKQMSSTAYLSESEEEAMIMAQEKSISFLKDVTDTDLEIEGSRRRKPPHLVRRASRDSRLLAEMMWYKLQNRLFMDKEESERAHENIILFLDSLMKAKEEARVLQQPSQGLKIQNKFLLFRFWC; encoded by the exons ATGAGTAACTCAGACGAGGAGGAGACGATGGCAATCGCCCACTTGCAGTCTATACGCCAGCGGCGAAGACCGCCTCATTCAAAGCGGAGGGCTTCCAGAGATTCAGCGGCGAAGGTTAAGATGAATTCGACTTGGGACCAGGAGATGATTACCGAGGACGCCGGTAGTGCCAAGAAGATGGAGGAGGTGATGATTTTGAAGAAGGCAGCGGCGAAGATGGGGGTAAAGCAGATGTCATCGACGGCGTACTTGAGTGAGTCAGAAGAGGAGGCGATGATTATGGCCCAAGAGAAATCTATTAGTTTCTTGAAGGATGTCACAGACACCGACCTCGA GATTGAAGGCAGCCGGCGGCGAAAACCTCCTCATCTGGTGCGGAGGGCTTCCAGGGATTCAAGGCTGTTGGCAGAGATGATGTGGTACAAACTGCAGAATAGATTGTTTATGGACAAGGAGGAGTCTGAACGCGCCCACGAGAACATTATACTCTTTCTCGATAGTTTAATGAAGGCCAAGGAGGAGGCCAGGGTTTTGCAGCAGCCATCACAGGGTCTCAAGATTCAAAACAAATTTCTTCTCTTTCGTTTTTGGTGCTGA
- the LOC106338849 gene encoding uncharacterized protein LOC106338849, which yields MAKVFFSDLKSGRCSSVVEARLLRFWEARNVKRGGELMWMDVLMVDVNVLVPSTVMQVTISAGRLPQFREKLHAGTMFSVSGFDVSRCAQNFRLTDSSLMIRFNESTSFQELTEPDSPLPEEAFRFRNHSELIGLANTNTQLPDIIGEILSVKSTVCDPPEEKNRVMVTLKLDSDETVTLSFFDSQAVAFHIQLEAMRVDPKVMVVTSINPKIVRGRLFLNATSGTHVYFDKKTEAGAALFYRLVARDNGLPSAAPLLKSYAKVETMTIADLSSFIVSAASQEIDFLCTGRVVRIDTDKGWCYVACSKCSKILQRTKSAFTCGVCNNPQAVGALRYRVEMAISDDTAEGIFVWFDGVLTKLHSIRASEAAQMLAEDGVNPEDTRLPPFIADMEGKTYTFQVRVTAFNFTEHHKTFTITRIAEDHGRLTADDVVNNGDDDDDDDDDASQTIEPSTAAGDQGGTSKARKKTGAGASKVVKKARAG from the exons ATGGCGAAGGTTTTCTTTTCCGATCTCAAGTCTGGGCGGTGCTCATCCGTTGTGGAGGCGAGACTGCTTCGATTCTGGGAGGCTAGGAACGTTAAGCGTGGTGGAGAGCTGATGTGGATGGATGTGCTCATGGTTGATGTCAAC GTTTTGGTTCCT TCGACTGTGATGCAAGTCACGATCAGTGCAGGCCGTCTCCCACAGTTCCGGGAAAAGCTACATGCCGGGACAATGTTTTCCGTGTCCGGTTTTGATGTCTCCAGATGCGCGCAGAATTTCCGACTCACTGATTCGTCTTTGATGATTCGGTTCAATGAGTCTACCTCATTCCAAGAGTTGACCGAACCTGACTCCCCCTTGCCAGAGGAAGCATTCCGGTTCCGTAACCACTCGGAGCTGATTGGTCTCGCCAATACGAACACTCAGCTACCAG ACATCATAGGTGAGATATTGAGTGTGAAGAGCACGGTTTGCGATCCTCCGGAGGAGAAGAATCGTGTTATGGTGACTCTGAAGCTGGATAG TGATGAGACTGTCACTTTAAGCTTCTTTGACTCTCAGGCTGTTGCTTTCCATATACAGCTTGAGGCTATGAGGGTTGATCCAAAGGTCATGGTTGTCACTAGCATAAATCCCAAGATTGTCAGAG GTCGTCTGTTTCTTAACGCTACGTCTGGAACACACGTGTATTTTGATAAGAAGACTGAAGCAGGAGCTGCTCTATTCTACAG GCTGGTCGCCAGAGATAATGGTCTGCCGTCGGCCGCTCCACTGCTAAAGTCATATGCGAAGGTGGAAACTATGACCATCGCTGACCTCAGCAGTTTCATCGTTTCTGCTGCATCTCAG GAGATTGATTTTCTGTGCACTGGGAGGGTTGTCCGGATTGACACAGATAAGGGGTGGTGTTATGTTGCTTGCTCGAAATGCAGTAAAATATTGCAGCGGACTAAGTCTGCATTCACGTGTGGAGTGTGCAACAATCCACAAGCTGTTGGAGCCCTACG CTATCGTGTGGAGATGGCAATATCTGATGATACTGCGGAAGGAATATTCGTATGGTTCGATGGTGTATTAACGAAGCTGCATAGTATCCGAGCAAGCGAGGCTGCACAAATGCTG GCTGAAGACGGTGTGAACCCTGAGGACACTAGGTTACCCCCGTTCATTGCAGACATGGAAGGAAAAACGTACACTTTCCAAGTGAGGGTCACTGCGTTTAACTTTACCGAGCATCACAAGACATTCACCATAACACGTATTGCTGAGGATCATGGACGTCTGACAGCAGATGACGTCGTGAATAAT GGAGATGATGACGACGACGATGATGATGATGCCAGTCAGACCATCGAGCCATCAACTGCTGCAGGTGATCAAGGTGGAACCAGTAAGGCGCGTAAGAAGACTGGCGCAGGGGCGTCAAAGGTGGTGAAGAAGGCACGTGCTGGTTGA